The Fibrobacter sp. UWB2 genome window below encodes:
- a CDS encoding phage tail sheath subtilisin-like domain-containing protein → MPTSYKTPGVYLVEKDAFPGSVVEVATAIPAFIGYTEKAEYNGKDLTNKPFRITSFAEYLNIFGGAPTVRFTYGAASAEAPAASEDSENAEESADAKNGEQKAVLQTKPMFRLYDSMRIFFQNGGAACYICSVGGYDKKIEKAPLFNGIAPFVKEQEPTIMLVPDAVSLGNAQECADIQNELLAHCNKMQNRFAILDVFDGYKEPLECINTFREKVTDFLKYGAAYYPWINTSVVASSEVSFTNIEPEAEGGYKTLALDLAKSVVPDVEDLDNVDPETHSKRELELVSFFKSLRDFDAKKDDATALHNTLTVVCPKYAALMNTMSEKLNLMPPSAAMAGIYTRVDNNEGVWKAPANVGVNGVVSPAVNLTNDEQEDLNVPLNGKAVNAIRYFVGDGIKVWGARTLDGNSLDWRYVNVRRTMIMLEESIKQASKAYVFDANTSTTWLTMKNMIGNFLNSVWKRGGLAGTTPEDAYEVHVGLGDTMTPEDILEGILRVTVKVALIRPAEFIELTFQQQQQKS, encoded by the coding sequence ATGCCTACATCATACAAAACCCCAGGCGTCTATCTCGTTGAGAAAGACGCTTTCCCGGGCTCGGTGGTGGAAGTTGCAACTGCTATTCCTGCATTTATCGGTTACACCGAAAAGGCAGAATACAATGGAAAGGACTTGACGAATAAGCCTTTCCGCATCACTTCCTTTGCTGAGTATCTGAACATTTTCGGCGGTGCTCCGACCGTGCGCTTTACATACGGTGCTGCATCTGCTGAGGCTCCGGCTGCCTCGGAAGATTCCGAAAATGCAGAAGAATCCGCTGACGCAAAGAACGGTGAACAGAAGGCTGTTCTCCAGACGAAGCCGATGTTCCGTCTCTACGATTCTATGCGCATCTTCTTCCAGAATGGCGGTGCCGCTTGCTATATCTGCTCTGTGGGCGGTTACGACAAGAAGATTGAAAAGGCCCCGTTGTTCAATGGCATTGCTCCGTTCGTGAAGGAACAGGAACCGACGATTATGCTCGTTCCGGATGCTGTTTCGCTTGGCAATGCTCAGGAATGTGCCGATATCCAGAATGAATTGCTTGCACATTGCAACAAGATGCAGAACCGTTTCGCCATCCTTGATGTTTTCGATGGCTACAAGGAACCGCTGGAATGCATCAACACCTTCCGCGAAAAGGTGACGGATTTCCTCAAGTATGGTGCCGCTTACTATCCGTGGATCAATACGAGCGTTGTCGCTTCGAGTGAAGTCTCGTTTACGAATATCGAGCCGGAAGCCGAAGGTGGTTACAAGACTCTCGCACTTGACCTTGCAAAGTCTGTGGTGCCGGATGTCGAAGACCTCGACAACGTTGATCCTGAAACGCATTCCAAGCGCGAATTGGAACTCGTCAGCTTCTTCAAGAGCTTGCGTGATTTTGACGCCAAGAAGGACGATGCAACCGCTTTGCACAACACGCTTACGGTTGTCTGCCCGAAGTATGCTGCTTTGATGAACACCATGAGCGAAAAGCTCAACTTGATGCCGCCTTCTGCAGCTATGGCCGGCATTTACACTCGCGTCGATAATAACGAAGGCGTGTGGAAGGCTCCGGCTAACGTGGGCGTGAATGGCGTTGTCTCCCCGGCTGTGAACCTCACGAATGACGAACAGGAAGACTTGAACGTTCCGCTGAACGGTAAGGCTGTGAACGCAATCCGCTACTTTGTTGGCGATGGCATCAAGGTCTGGGGCGCTCGTACGCTCGACGGTAACAGCCTCGATTGGCGCTATGTGAACGTTCGCCGCACGATGATCATGCTCGAAGAATCTATCAAGCAGGCATCTAAGGCTTATGTGTTCGACGCTAACACGTCTACGACTTGGCTTACGATGAAGAACATGATTGGCAACTTCCTCAATAGCGTCTGGAAGCGCGGTGGCCTTGCAGGCACGACTCCGGAAGATGCTTACGAAGTGCATGTGGGCCTTGGCGATACCATGACTCCGGAAGATATTCTTGAAGGCATTTTGAGAGTGACCGTGAAGGTGGCTTTGATTCGCCCGGCAGAATTTATCGAACTCACATTCCAGCAGCAACAGCAGAAGTCGTAA
- a CDS encoding DUF4255 domain-containing protein, with protein sequence MIGASLQFLAMQLNLHLRRTMSVREDLVVVSRMLENDGKEYEGATNKLNIFLVNMERDSMVQNYATPEYRGDRAVVPQKMVYLNLYFVIAANFKGGNYVDSLRYLSKAVAFFMDHSFFDRSNSPDMPEGLEKIAVDMENMNMQELNNLWGTIGAKYVPSVVYRLKTVALGGNYSYYQPYVIRLPENSELGLI encoded by the coding sequence ATGATTGGAGCCTCGTTGCAATTCTTGGCGATGCAGCTGAATCTTCACTTGCGACGCACGATGTCGGTACGTGAAGATCTTGTTGTTGTATCTAGAATGCTGGAAAATGACGGAAAAGAGTATGAAGGGGCTACAAATAAATTGAACATATTCCTTGTGAATATGGAACGCGATAGTATGGTGCAAAACTATGCGACTCCGGAGTATCGTGGTGACCGTGCTGTGGTTCCGCAAAAAATGGTCTACCTAAATCTTTACTTTGTTATTGCGGCGAATTTTAAAGGCGGAAATTACGTGGATTCCTTGCGGTACTTGTCCAAGGCTGTCGCCTTTTTTATGGACCACTCCTTTTTTGACCGGTCGAATTCGCCTGATATGCCCGAGGGGCTAGAAAAAATTGCTGTTGATATGGAAAATATGAACATGCAAGAACTGAACAATTTGTGGGGGACGATCGGGGCAAAATACGTCCCGTCGGTAGTTTACCGGTTGAAGACTGTGGCTCTTGGCGGTAACTACTCGTATTATCAGCCGTACGTAATTCGGCTTCCTGAAAACTCTGAACTGGGGTTAATTTGA
- a CDS encoding LuxR C-terminal-related transcriptional regulator, with the protein MFERNSQPELTSRQKEILSLLRKGLTNNEICKTLKISANTVKAHLAKIYKILEVTNRTEAVTTKIDEEPNIGDLKKDLNIIFLKQRDLSAHPKVNSLYYSLVEAIHQYRIFRITDTVEDSVEPAFSIDVSASTDNDEALFLSIRLGSSHEMLWATSIKIDSDNISEIAQKAAMLLFRNIVLATDKINYTPESPIPYWWYITAHCNLKFESRSKDAFNYCKDLLSPLATGEVYSEHAVYTLSLVYYIAILDNWGDTEEYTKQLAEFARKTMFNAPYSIYSQMIMAFYNIIIGNKSEAISYFKQVIEANPQTITARTILAQIYMLTGLNDKALELIEECERLIPENAMQTSIKHGKAFLLLLQGKYEECIKLCSQILLYTPKATIHHLFIIYCNNQLGRKAESEAQIKELYKQHPDFGRPYVEQIMKGVCPEMQKKFMDHLQNLFV; encoded by the coding sequence ATGTTTGAGAGAAATAGTCAGCCTGAGTTAACCTCACGCCAAAAAGAAATATTGTCCTTACTGCGTAAGGGCCTTACGAATAATGAGATATGCAAGACGCTGAAAATTTCAGCGAATACCGTCAAAGCACATCTCGCAAAGATCTATAAAATTCTTGAAGTCACCAACAGAACCGAAGCCGTCACCACAAAAATTGACGAAGAGCCCAATATAGGCGACCTCAAAAAAGACCTCAACATCATTTTTCTCAAGCAAAGAGACCTTTCTGCTCACCCGAAAGTGAATAGCCTGTACTATTCACTTGTAGAAGCCATTCACCAGTACCGCATTTTCCGCATCACGGATACAGTCGAAGACTCTGTCGAGCCCGCATTTTCAATCGACGTTTCAGCATCAACAGACAATGACGAAGCTTTGTTCTTATCAATAAGACTCGGCTCATCGCACGAGATGCTTTGGGCAACATCAATCAAGATCGATTCTGACAACATTTCGGAGATTGCCCAGAAAGCGGCAATGCTTTTGTTCCGAAACATCGTTCTTGCGACAGACAAGATAAACTATACACCTGAAAGTCCAATTCCGTACTGGTGGTACATCACCGCCCACTGCAACCTAAAATTCGAGAGCCGTAGCAAAGACGCGTTCAACTACTGCAAGGACTTGCTCTCTCCGCTAGCTACCGGAGAGGTCTATAGCGAACACGCCGTTTACACGCTCTCCCTCGTCTACTATATCGCCATCCTCGACAACTGGGGCGATACGGAAGAATACACCAAGCAGCTTGCGGAGTTTGCACGCAAGACCATGTTCAATGCGCCCTATTCCATTTACTCCCAAATGATTATGGCGTTCTACAACATCATCATAGGCAACAAAAGCGAAGCTATCTCGTACTTCAAGCAAGTCATCGAAGCAAACCCGCAAACGATTACCGCTCGTACAATCCTCGCCCAGATTTACATGTTGACCGGCCTCAACGACAAGGCGCTCGAGCTCATCGAGGAATGCGAACGGCTGATTCCAGAGAATGCTATGCAGACATCCATTAAGCACGGTAAGGCGTTCTTGCTCTTATTGCAAGGCAAGTACGAAGAATGCATCAAGCTCTGTAGCCAAATTTTGCTCTACACCCCCAAGGCGACCATCCACCACCTGTTCATCATCTACTGCAACAACCAGCTTGGCCGCAAAGCCGAAAGCGAGGCGCAAATCAAGGAGCTCTACAAACAGCACCCGGACTTCGGCAGGCCATACGTTGAACAAATAATGAAGGGCGTCTGCCCTGAAATGCAAAAGAAATTCATGGACCACCTCCAGAATCTCTTCGTCTAA
- a CDS encoding ATP-dependent Clp protease ATP-binding subunit — translation MADINGIFSAKAKAALQAARIAARNLGSDCVTVEHLLFGLVREDSGVASETLKALKVNLTELSETIQRALSTNGGLMTVGGDSHGGLLTFTGQCKAVLYNAAKIAKEEGVQFIGPEHLMLAILQQTDSPAAATLSTYNVTFENYQEMLMQIKREADGQPMDDGQQPDDEPRERYTQTRQAAPQSRSKTPILEHFGRDLTAMARAGKLDPIIGREAEIERLIQILCRRKKNNPALIGEPGVGKTAIIEGLALKIVQRKIPDLLANKRVVTLDVAAMVAGTKYRGQFEERVKGLIMELQRVGNSVILFIDELHTIVGAGGSEGSLDASNIFKPALARGELQCIGATTFDEYRKYIEKDPALERRFQTIIVNPPTVEDSIQILEGLRPKYEQHHNVHYTPDAVRAAVELGERYISERFLPDKAIDVLDEAGARVRLNSIKIPQDLQNMEDELGECLQKKEEAVANQDYTSAAALRAREEELQNSIAERKKQLQSEESETPIVDENVIRDVISKMTGIPVRRLGGEEAQKLIHLGDEIKQRVIGQDQAVDAIVKSIRRSRAGIRNNKRPMGSFLFLGPTGVGKTELAKVLCKELFGSEDSLVRIDMSEYMEKHSVSRLIGAPPGYVGFEDGGGQLSEKVRKHPYSVVLLDEIEKAHPDIYNLLLQILDDGILTDSYGRKINFKNTIIIMTSNAGAREVRHSSGMGFTKMGETDDYERMETAIREEVKRVFSPEFLNRVDEQIVFRALSKKDLVSVVDIQMGFLQKNLSDRGILLEMSQEAKEFVVNHNYDASLGARPIRRSIQNLVEDEIAEGLLLGTMTDFSTIYVGVEDGKLSFKCEKIKS, via the coding sequence ATGGCAGATATTAACGGTATTTTTTCAGCTAAGGCAAAAGCAGCGCTGCAGGCGGCACGTATTGCAGCCCGCAATTTAGGGAGCGACTGCGTAACGGTTGAACACCTTTTGTTTGGTCTTGTTCGCGAGGATTCTGGTGTTGCCTCGGAAACGCTCAAGGCTTTGAAAGTCAACCTGACGGAACTCAGTGAAACCATCCAGCGTGCGCTGAGTACGAACGGTGGCCTCATGACGGTCGGTGGCGATTCTCATGGCGGTCTTTTGACATTTACGGGGCAGTGCAAGGCGGTGCTTTACAATGCCGCGAAGATTGCTAAGGAAGAGGGCGTCCAGTTTATTGGCCCCGAACACTTGATGCTTGCCATTTTGCAGCAGACCGATTCTCCGGCGGCGGCAACGCTCTCGACGTACAACGTGACGTTTGAAAACTATCAGGAAATGCTGATGCAAATCAAGCGCGAGGCTGACGGACAGCCGATGGATGACGGTCAGCAACCTGATGATGAACCGCGTGAACGTTATACGCAAACGCGCCAGGCGGCTCCGCAGTCCCGTTCCAAGACTCCGATTCTCGAACACTTCGGTCGTGACCTCACGGCGATGGCTCGTGCAGGCAAGCTTGACCCGATTATCGGCCGTGAAGCTGAAATTGAACGTTTGATCCAGATTCTTTGCCGTCGCAAAAAGAACAATCCGGCGCTCATTGGCGAACCGGGCGTGGGCAAGACTGCGATTATCGAAGGCTTGGCTCTCAAGATTGTACAGCGCAAGATTCCGGATTTGCTTGCGAACAAGCGCGTTGTGACGCTTGACGTTGCTGCCATGGTGGCCGGTACAAAGTATCGTGGCCAGTTCGAAGAACGCGTGAAGGGCCTCATCATGGAACTCCAGCGCGTGGGCAATTCCGTGATTCTCTTTATCGATGAACTCCACACAATTGTGGGTGCAGGCGGCTCCGAAGGCAGCCTCGATGCATCGAACATCTTTAAGCCCGCCCTTGCACGTGGCGAACTCCAGTGCATTGGTGCTACGACTTTTGATGAATACCGCAAGTACATCGAAAAGGACCCGGCTCTTGAACGCCGCTTCCAGACGATTATTGTGAATCCGCCGACGGTCGAAGATTCTATCCAGATTCTCGAAGGACTCCGCCCGAAGTACGAACAACATCACAATGTCCATTACACGCCGGATGCCGTGCGTGCGGCCGTTGAACTTGGTGAACGCTATATCAGCGAACGCTTCTTGCCGGATAAGGCCATTGACGTGCTCGATGAAGCGGGCGCTCGCGTGCGCTTGAATTCCATCAAGATTCCGCAGGACTTGCAGAACATGGAAGACGAGCTTGGCGAATGCCTCCAGAAAAAGGAAGAGGCTGTCGCTAACCAGGATTACACTTCGGCTGCAGCGCTCCGCGCTCGCGAAGAAGAATTGCAGAATAGCATTGCCGAACGCAAAAAGCAGTTGCAGAGCGAAGAATCCGAAACGCCGATTGTCGATGAAAACGTTATCCGTGACGTCATCAGCAAGATGACGGGAATCCCGGTGCGTAGGCTCGGTGGCGAAGAAGCTCAGAAGCTCATCCACCTCGGCGATGAAATCAAGCAGCGCGTGATTGGCCAAGACCAGGCTGTCGATGCGATTGTGAAGTCTATCCGCCGTAGCCGTGCAGGCATTCGCAACAACAAGCGCCCGATGGGTAGCTTCTTGTTCCTTGGTCCGACGGGTGTCGGTAAGACGGAACTCGCGAAGGTGCTTTGCAAGGAACTTTTCGGTAGTGAAGATTCGCTTGTGCGTATTGACATGAGCGAATATATGGAAAAGCATAGCGTGAGCCGCTTGATTGGCGCTCCTCCGGGATATGTGGGCTTTGAAGATGGCGGTGGCCAGCTGAGCGAAAAGGTGCGCAAGCATCCGTATTCTGTGGTGCTGCTCGACGAAATCGAAAAGGCGCACCCGGACATTTACAACTTGCTTCTCCAGATTTTGGACGATGGCATCTTGACCGATAGCTATGGACGCAAGATCAACTTCAAGAATACGATTATCATCATGACGAGTAACGCCGGTGCCCGTGAAGTCCGCCATAGCAGTGGCATGGGCTTTACCAAGATGGGCGAAACGGACGATTACGAACGTATGGAAACCGCCATTCGCGAAGAAGTCAAGCGCGTGTTCTCTCCGGAATTTCTGAACCGCGTGGACGAACAGATTGTGTTCCGAGCCCTCTCGAAGAAGGACCTCGTTTCTGTCGTGGACATCCAGATGGGATTCTTGCAGAAGAACCTTTCCGATCGCGGTATCCTCTTGGAAATGAGCCAGGAAGCAAAGGAATTTGTCGTAAATCACAATTACGATGCTTCGCTGGGTGCTCGTCCGATCCGCCGCTCCATCCAGAATTTGGTGGAAGACGAAATCGCCGAAGGCCTTTTGCTCGGGACTATGACGGACTTCTCCACGATTTACGTGGGCGTCGAAGACGGCAAGCTCTCGTTCAAGTGCGAAAAAATCAAGTCGTAA
- a CDS encoding ABC transporter ATP-binding protein, translated as MSSLLQTVDLRRVFSETGEKLEILKGVNFSMDAGELVALTGSSGSGKSTFLNLVGMLDTPTSGEILFKGKPLSKFNSEERDMYHRSHVGFVFQFHHLLTEFTALENVCVPGRILGTPEKECRERAEMLLETVGLKERLKHLPRELSGGERQRIAIARALMNNPSLVFADEPSGNLDEANSAKLNELFGELNEKFHQAFLIVTHDEKLAQFAKRRVIMHNGVIQNAE; from the coding sequence ATGAGTAGTTTATTGCAAACAGTCGACCTTCGCAGAGTTTTCTCCGAGACTGGTGAAAAACTTGAAATCCTCAAAGGCGTGAATTTTTCGATGGATGCTGGCGAACTTGTGGCGCTCACGGGTTCGTCGGGTTCCGGTAAATCGACGTTTTTGAATTTGGTTGGAATGCTCGACACGCCGACTTCGGGCGAGATTTTGTTCAAGGGCAAGCCGCTTAGCAAGTTCAATAGCGAAGAACGCGATATGTACCACCGTTCGCATGTGGGGTTTGTGTTCCAGTTCCATCATTTGCTCACGGAATTTACGGCACTCGAAAATGTTTGCGTGCCGGGTCGCATTCTCGGGACTCCCGAAAAGGAATGCCGTGAACGTGCTGAAATGCTTTTGGAAACGGTTGGCCTCAAGGAACGCCTCAAGCATTTGCCGCGAGAACTTTCGGGCGGTGAACGCCAGCGAATTGCAATTGCGCGTGCGCTCATGAACAATCCGTCTCTTGTTTTTGCAGATGAACCGAGCGGTAACCTGGACGAAGCGAATTCGGCGAAATTGAACGAGCTCTTTGGCGAACTCAATGAAAAGTTCCATCAGGCGTTCTTGATTGTGACGCACGATGAAAAACTTGCGCAGTTTGCAAAGCGCCGTGTGATTATGCATAATGGTGTTATTCAGAATGCGGAGTAG
- a CDS encoding FtsX-like permease family protein yields MNKLELLIAWRYLGAQRKSLFVSLIGIFSMLGVSIGVFALVVALAAVNGFEEEVTAQMIGKDAHFELMAYNGNPIGPYDSLTQEVQKRVPDVVASSPFIVYKVGISSKKVNDGIVIYGIDPATAKGVTDIHKFIKWGEYSVDSLQDMGGKLRPGIILGTGLAARLRVVVGDKLVLQTFQSPDEAMSTGGPKMMMCVVSGIFETGTYEYDGNLAYVGISDLQKLLGMGNTVTGIQFRIKDHWKAGEAVDSMATWLSYPYYGMDWKSKNITLLKWMNYEKFIVAAVICLIILVAAFNIISSLIMVVIDKTKEIGILRSMGFSKAGVMRVFMLMGSFIGVGGTVVGGTVGLVLCKLQEAYHFIKLPGDVYVIPYFPISVHLIDVVLIFVIGIVLCVSATLLPAWKASRLDPVGAIRHE; encoded by the coding sequence ATGAACAAACTCGAACTCCTCATTGCTTGGCGTTACTTGGGGGCTCAACGCAAGAGTCTCTTTGTTTCGCTTATTGGTATTTTCAGTATGCTCGGCGTTTCCATTGGCGTGTTTGCGCTAGTGGTGGCGCTTGCGGCGGTCAATGGTTTCGAAGAAGAGGTCACGGCCCAGATGATTGGGAAGGACGCTCACTTTGAACTGATGGCGTATAATGGCAATCCGATTGGGCCGTACGATAGCCTCACGCAGGAAGTGCAAAAGCGCGTGCCTGACGTAGTCGCTTCGTCGCCGTTTATCGTTTACAAGGTGGGCATCAGCTCCAAGAAGGTGAACGATGGCATTGTCATTTACGGCATTGACCCAGCTACAGCCAAGGGAGTGACGGACATCCACAAGTTCATCAAGTGGGGAGAATACTCTGTCGATAGTTTGCAGGACATGGGTGGCAAACTCCGTCCGGGAATTATTCTCGGGACTGGGCTTGCGGCGCGCTTGCGCGTTGTCGTTGGAGACAAGCTCGTGTTGCAGACGTTCCAGAGTCCAGACGAGGCGATGAGCACTGGTGGCCCGAAGATGATGATGTGCGTGGTGAGCGGCATCTTTGAAACGGGTACTTACGAATACGATGGAAACCTTGCGTATGTCGGCATTTCGGATTTGCAGAAGTTGCTTGGCATGGGAAACACCGTGACCGGTATCCAGTTCCGCATCAAGGATCACTGGAAAGCGGGCGAGGCGGTCGATAGCATGGCGACTTGGCTCTCATATCCGTACTACGGGATGGATTGGAAGTCCAAGAACATCACGCTCCTCAAGTGGATGAACTACGAAAAGTTCATTGTGGCGGCGGTGATTTGTTTGATTATTTTGGTCGCTGCGTTTAACATCATCAGCTCGCTTATCATGGTCGTGATTGACAAGACAAAGGAAATTGGCATCTTGCGTAGCATGGGCTTTAGCAAGGCGGGCGTGATGCGCGTGTTCATGCTGATGGGAAGTTTCATTGGCGTGGGCGGTACCGTTGTGGGTGGAACTGTTGGACTTGTGCTCTGCAAGTTGCAAGAGGCTTACCACTTCATTAAGCTCCCGGGCGATGTGTACGTGATTCCGTATTTCCCGATTTCGGTGCACTTGATTGATGTTGTTTTGATTTTTGTGATTGGTATTGTTTTGTGCGTGTCCGCGACGCTTTTGCCGGCATGGAAGGCTAGCCGTTTGGATCCTGTGGGGGCGATTAGACATGAGTAG
- the lysS gene encoding lysine--tRNA ligase has protein sequence MAMQDMNDQVMARLAKLDKFKEMGVDAYPHKFNRTHDSKVLKENKEALMVTKEPVAFAGRVVRFNRKGKMCFMHLKDRYGRLQVVVARDEVGEENYEIVKMTDLGDFIGVNGTMFETQSGEYSVRAEKVTMLSKAVRPLPVAKEKVDENGNKVVFNEFADVDTRYRQRYIDMALNDDVKEVFIKRSKIMQAIREYLIEKGFIEVETPTLQPIYGGANARPFTTHHNACDMTLYLRVAPELYLKRCIIGGMEKVFEFCKNFRNEGMDRTHSPEFTGLEFYEAYADYNDMMVHFENIYERACIAANGTTKINYQGKEIDFKAPWPRYSMIEAIEKFGGIKVGDMSDDEIKAKMEELGGHLDGEFTRGRGILELFDLTVEGKLIQPTIIKDMPTESTPLCKKHRTIAGLIEQFEPYANGWELGNAYTELNDPIRQRELLEDQVRRGRGGEGETHPMDENFMHAVESGLPPTGGVGFGIDRMVMLLTNQQTIRDVQLFPLMKPEV, from the coding sequence ATGGCAATGCAAGACATGAATGACCAGGTGATGGCTCGCTTGGCTAAGCTCGACAAGTTCAAGGAAATGGGTGTGGATGCTTATCCGCACAAGTTTAACAGGACCCATGATTCCAAGGTTTTGAAGGAAAACAAGGAAGCCTTGATGGTGACCAAGGAACCGGTTGCATTTGCCGGCCGCGTTGTGCGTTTCAATCGCAAGGGTAAAATGTGCTTTATGCACCTCAAGGACCGCTACGGTCGCTTGCAGGTTGTGGTTGCCCGTGACGAAGTGGGCGAAGAAAACTACGAAATCGTGAAGATGACGGACCTCGGTGACTTCATCGGTGTGAACGGTACGATGTTCGAAACGCAGAGCGGTGAATACTCTGTGCGTGCCGAAAAGGTCACGATGCTTTCGAAGGCTGTGCGTCCGCTCCCGGTCGCCAAGGAAAAGGTCGACGAAAACGGCAACAAGGTCGTGTTCAACGAATTTGCCGATGTGGATACCCGCTACCGCCAGCGTTATATCGACATGGCTTTGAACGACGACGTGAAGGAAGTCTTCATCAAGCGTTCCAAGATCATGCAGGCTATCCGCGAATACCTCATTGAAAAGGGATTCATCGAAGTCGAAACCCCGACGCTCCAGCCGATTTATGGTGGTGCAAACGCCCGTCCGTTTACGACGCACCACAATGCTTGCGACATGACGCTTTACTTGCGCGTGGCTCCGGAACTTTACCTCAAACGCTGCATCATCGGCGGTATGGAAAAGGTTTTCGAGTTCTGCAAGAACTTCCGCAACGAAGGCATGGACCGTACGCATAGCCCGGAATTCACCGGCCTCGAATTCTACGAAGCCTACGCCGACTACAACGACATGATGGTGCACTTCGAAAACATTTACGAACGCGCTTGCATTGCCGCTAACGGTACGACCAAGATCAACTACCAGGGCAAGGAAATCGACTTCAAGGCTCCGTGGCCGCGCTACAGCATGATTGAAGCCATTGAAAAGTTCGGTGGCATCAAGGTGGGCGACATGAGCGACGACGAAATCAAGGCCAAGATGGAAGAACTCGGTGGTCACCTCGATGGTGAATTTACTCGTGGCCGTGGCATCTTGGAACTCTTCGACCTCACGGTGGAAGGCAAGCTCATCCAGCCGACGATCATCAAGGATATGCCGACCGAAAGCACGCCGCTCTGCAAGAAGCACCGCACGATCGCTGGCCTCATCGAACAGTTCGAACCGTATGCCAACGGCTGGGAACTCGGTAACGCTTATACCGAACTTAACGACCCGATCCGTCAGCGCGAACTCTTGGAAGACCAGGTGCGTCGTGGCCGTGGTGGTGAAGGTGAAACCCATCCGATGGACGAAAACTTCATGCATGCTGTGGAAAGCGGTCTTCCGCCGACGGGCGGCGTGGGCTTTGGCATCGACCGCATGGTCATGCTCCTCACGAACCAGCAGACCATCCGCGACGTGCAGCTCTTCCCGCTCATGAAGCCGGAAGTGTAG